The window ATCCCGCCAGCCCGGGTAGTTGTAGGCCGGAGCCTGCGTCGAGTTGACCGACTGGTTGGCCAGCATGTTGTAGTCCATCGACAGGACCTCGAAGGAGTGTCCGGGGAAGGGAATCTGCTGCAACGGGAAGTCCCACACACCCTCCCTCTTCACGGGCCAGACCTGACGGCCCCCGGGTGAGGAGGCGTCGTAGCGCCAGCCGAGCGCGCGTGCCGTGGGAAGCAGGCTGTCCTGACCGAGCAGGCACGGGGTCCGGGCGCCCACCAGTTCCTTGTCGTAGTCGAAGGGCAGGGGCGGTTCGTCGGTCCAGCCGGTATTGGTCCGCCACTCCTTCACGAACGACTTGGCCTGGTCTATCTCCGAACGCCACTGCTGGGGCGTCCAGTTGCCGACACTGCCATGTCCGCCACAGAAGTGGCCGTTGAAGTGCGTGCCGATCTCATGGCCCTCCAGCCAGGCCCGGCGCACGTTCGACAGGGTGGCCCGGACGTGCTCGTCGGTGAGATAGCCGATGTCCGAGGCACCGAGCGGGTTGTTCGGAGGGTCGTACAGCCGCTTCTTCGACTCGGGGAGCAGATACAGGCCCGAGAGGAAGAACGTCATGTACGCGCCGTGCTGCTGGGCAAGGTCGAGGAAGCGGGGGAAGAGACCGGTGCCCACCTCGCCCGCACCGTCCCAGGAGAAGACCACGAACTGGGGAGGGGTCTGTCCGGGCTCCAGCGGCACGGGTGCGGCCGGCTGATGCGGCTGCTTTCCGGTGAAGGAGGTCGAACCGTCGCCGATGAGCCGGGCGGTGGGTTCGGCGGGTCCTGGGGTGCCGGGGGCCGCGGGAGTGTCACTCGGGCCCGCGGCCGCGTGCGCACTCTTTGGGGATGTCACGGAGCGGCACGCCGCGAGTCCTACGGCGGCCGCTGCTCCCGCGCTCAGGCCGAGTATCCCCCTGCGAGTGAAAGTGCGCATGAACGCCCCATTCGTCTGTTCTCCTGCATGTACATCTTGCTTGACATATCAAGGTACGACAGTGTCGGCATATTCGTGTATCCAGCATGAGTAATGTCACGGGCGCCTCTGCCGAACCTGCGCCGGGGGCCGGCGGGCGGCAAGGCCCGGGACGCCACCAGGTGTGGCGTCCGGGCCTTTCGACTCCACTGCGTCCTCGTGTCACGACGGTGCGTCTTCCGCTGCTCCCGGCTCCCCGCGGACCGGCTGTGCACGCGGCTCGGCGGCAGTGGCGTGCCGGCCGCGTGGAGCGCCCGGCGGTTCACACACGGAAGGCGCCCGAACGCCACCGCACATGAAGGACGGCGGGAGTCCCCACCGCTCGGTGCGGTGCAGGGCCCCGCCGTACCGGACGGCCGGGACGTGGACGCGCCGCTGACCGCCGGCAGGTGTCACCCGCGCCCGGCAGCCCGCGCACCCCGCGCACCCCTGTTCCGCACCCGCTCCATGTGGTAGTCCGTCATCCTGACCTGCCGGGTGCGGCGGCGGAACGACAGCGCGGTGCCGGGCCACAGGACCGTGTTCCGGCCCGACCGCGGGTCCTGGTACCAGCTGCGGCAACCTCCGGACTGCCATACGGTGCCGGCCATACGCTCGCCCATCCAGCCGTTGAACGCCTCCTGGACTTCCGGACGCACCTCGAGCGAGTCCGTACGGCTGCGGCGCATCCGGCGCATGAGGGTGACGACGTGACGGGCCTGCGCCTCGATCATGAAGATCTGCGAGTTGTGCCCGAGCCCGGTGTTCGGCCCGACCATCAGGAACATGTTGGGGAACCCGGCGACGGTGGTGCCGAGATAGGCCTGATTGCCTTCCCCCCACGCTTCGGCGAGCGTCACGCCGTCCCGGCCCGTGATGTCGATCCGGACGGTGTTCCGGGAGTCGAATCCGGTTCCGAAGACCAGGACGTCGGCCGGCACCTCGACTCCGTCGTCACCGACCACGGCACCGGGCCGCACCTCACCGACCCCACCGCGCCGCACCTGGACGTGGGGCTGGACCAGAGCGGGATACCAGTCGCTGGAGACCAGGAGCCGCTTGCAGCCGAGGGCGTAGTCCGGTGTGACCGTGGTCCGCATGCCGGGGTCCGGAACCTGCCTCTCGATCAGCCTGCGCGCCAGGGCCTCCGTCTTCGCCATGCCCCGCGGGTCACCGAGGAATCCGGCGGCACGCTCCTCGTGGATCCGGAACAGCCGCTCGCGCACCCACCAGCGGTAGGGAGGGAACCACCGGGCGAGCAGACGGTGGCGTCCGTCGAAGGGGCGGTCCGCCTTGGGGACCACCCACGGCGCGGTGCGCTGGAAGACGGTGAGTTCCGCGACCGTGTCCACGATCGCCGGCACGAACTGGATCGCGCTGGCGCCCGCGCCGATGACCGCCACCCGCTTGCCGCTGAGGTCGACGTCGTGCCGCCAGGCCGCGGAGTGGAAGACCGGCCCGCCGAAGGAATCGACCCCGGGCAGATCCGGGTACGCGGGATGATGCAGCGGGCCCACCGCGGAGACGAGGAAGCGCGCCCGGTAGGTCTCGCCGACCGAGGTCGTCACCTCCCACCGTGCCTCCGCCCCGATCCACCGGGCGCTGTCGACCCGCCGGCCGAACCGGGCGCGGCCGACGAGCCGTCGCCGGTGCGCGACATCACGCAGATAGCCCAGGATCTCCGGCTGCCTGGCGAAGAGCCTGCTCCAGTCGGCCTTCTGATCGAAGGAGTACGAGTACAGAGGGGAGGGGATGTCACATCCGCACCCCGGATACGTGTTGTCCCGCCAGGCGCCGCCGAGGTCGTCGGCGGCCTCGAGAATCACGAACGACGAGAAACCCGCCCTGTCGAGCATGGCCGCGACGCCCAGCCCGCTGAACCCGGCGCCCACGATCACGACGTCGACGGCGGTGGGCGACGGGAGTTCTCCGGTGACCGGTTCAGCGGGGGAGTGCATCGGTCTCCTCGCCGGCGCCGCCCGCAAGCGGCAGGACGTCGTCCGGGGCGGTGAGCGCGATCTCCACGAGACTGCGCTTGAGGACCTTGCCGGACGCGTTGCGCGGCAGTTCCTCCACGAAGAGGTACTCGGAGGGCACCTTGTAGTCGGCCAGCGAGGCCGCGGCGTGCTCGCGCAGCGACTCGATGTCGAGGGAGCCGCCGGAGCGGGGCACGACCACCGCGCGCACCCGTTCGTCCAGAATCGGGTCGCTCACGCCGACCACGGCGACATCGGCGACGTCGGGATGCGTGTTCAGCGCGTTCTCGACCTCCAGGCAGTAGACGTTCTCCCCGCCACGGATGATCATGTCCTTGAGCCGGTCGAGCACACGCACGAAGCCCTCGCCGTCCACGCTGCCGACGTCTCCCGTGTGCAGCCACCCGTCCACGAAGGCCGCCGCGGTGGCGTCCGGGTTGTTCCAGTACCCTGCCGTCACCGCGGGGCCGCGCATGCACAACTCGCCGACCGTGTCCCGCAGATCCTCCGGCCGGCCACCGCCGACCGAGACGGCGACCTCGAGACCCGCCACGGGGCGGCCCACCGTTCCGGCATGCCCGGCGTACTCCTCGCCCTCGGTGTAGGTGGTGATCGAGGTGCCCTCGGTCAGCCCCCACACGTTGGCGAGGGTGAGACCGGGCAGGCGCCTGGCGACCTCGCCCGGGAAGTCTTCGGGGACCGGTGAGCCACCCATGACGAAGAGCCGCAGGCTCGACAGATCGGGGGCGGTGTGTTCGGCTTCGAGGAGGATCAGGCGGAGCATCGCGGCGACGCCGGCGAAGAACGTGATCCGCTCCCGGGCCATCAGCTCCACCACGGTCTTCGCCTTGAACTCCGGCGTGAAGATGCAGCAGCCGCCGGCCGTGATGAATCCGACGAACTGGGACACCACGCCGACCGCGTGGAACATCGGAGCGGCGATGAGCGTCCGTTCGCCGGGCCTGGCACCGAGGCGCTCGCGCACGGTGCCCGCGTTGAAGAGCAGGTTCGCGTGCGTGTGCATCGCACCCTTCGGCCTGCCCGTGGTGCCCGAGGTGTACAGCAGGTGAGCCACGTCGGAGGCGTCCCGCTCGCAACCGGGCAGCGTACTCGGGTCGACGTCCGCGGTTCCCGGCTCCGGAGCGGCCACCACCGCCTCCACCGGGACGATGCGCTCGGCGAACTCTCCCGGGACGCGGGAGCCCAGCCTCCCTTCCGTGGCGTCCGTGACGATCACCCCGGCAGCGCTGTCGCTGAAGACATGGGTGAGCTCGGGACCGGCGAGCCGGGTGTTCACCAGGACGGCGATGGCCCCGGCCAGCTGAACCCCGATGTAAGTGACGGCGTACTCCCAGCAGTTCGGGAGGAGGATCGCCACCCGGTCGCCCGGCCCGACTCCCAGGTGCCTCAACCGGACCGCGACGGCGGTGGCTCGTCGCAGCACCTCGTCGTGCCGCAGACGGACGGGCCCGTCCACCACTGCCTCACGCCCACCGTGCTCGGTACCGATCTCGATGAATCCGCGAGCAAGAGTCTTCGCGCGCATCACAGCTCCCTGGCGTGTGTCGGAAGGAGGAAGGAGAGGGGCTGTTGCCGGATCAGGACACCATCGGCCTCGTACATCCCGGGAAACGGCCCCTACGTGTTCGCACACACTCGGCGCAACAACCGGAAGCGGCACACGTATCTCCGTGATCGTACAACGACCCGTCAGCCATGCGGTCGCGCGGCGGTGATCGCTGCGGGGGCGAACACCACGGACTCCGGTCGATGGCGGAGGGCGGCGCGAACAAGTTGCTTGACCAGGCAATTGATGCGTTAGGCTGGCGCCCGAAGCGGACGTGGCGCGGACCCCGGACCGTCTGCTCTCCGGCGGGCGCGATGTCGGGCGGGTCATGGTGCTTGCGTGCGACTCGGGGCCGCAATGGCAGTGGCCCGGGCCCGTCGACCGGTT is drawn from Streptomyces sp. NBC_00178 and contains these coding sequences:
- a CDS encoding class I adenylate-forming enzyme family protein, encoding MRAKTLARGFIEIGTEHGGREAVVDGPVRLRHDEVLRRATAVAVRLRHLGVGPGDRVAILLPNCWEYAVTYIGVQLAGAIAVLVNTRLAGPELTHVFSDSAAGVIVTDATEGRLGSRVPGEFAERIVPVEAVVAAPEPGTADVDPSTLPGCERDASDVAHLLYTSGTTGRPKGAMHTHANLLFNAGTVRERLGARPGERTLIAAPMFHAVGVVSQFVGFITAGGCCIFTPEFKAKTVVELMARERITFFAGVAAMLRLILLEAEHTAPDLSSLRLFVMGGSPVPEDFPGEVARRLPGLTLANVWGLTEGTSITTYTEGEEYAGHAGTVGRPVAGLEVAVSVGGGRPEDLRDTVGELCMRGPAVTAGYWNNPDATAAAFVDGWLHTGDVGSVDGEGFVRVLDRLKDMIIRGGENVYCLEVENALNTHPDVADVAVVGVSDPILDERVRAVVVPRSGGSLDIESLREHAAASLADYKVPSEYLFVEELPRNASGKVLKRSLVEIALTAPDDVLPLAGGAGEETDALPR
- a CDS encoding flavin-containing monooxygenase, coding for MHSPAEPVTGELPSPTAVDVVIVGAGFSGLGVAAMLDRAGFSSFVILEAADDLGGAWRDNTYPGCGCDIPSPLYSYSFDQKADWSRLFARQPEILGYLRDVAHRRRLVGRARFGRRVDSARWIGAEARWEVTTSVGETYRARFLVSAVGPLHHPAYPDLPGVDSFGGPVFHSAAWRHDVDLSGKRVAVIGAGASAIQFVPAIVDTVAELTVFQRTAPWVVPKADRPFDGRHRLLARWFPPYRWWVRERLFRIHEERAAGFLGDPRGMAKTEALARRLIERQVPDPGMRTTVTPDYALGCKRLLVSSDWYPALVQPHVQVRRGGVGEVRPGAVVGDDGVEVPADVLVFGTGFDSRNTVRIDITGRDGVTLAEAWGEGNQAYLGTTVAGFPNMFLMVGPNTGLGHNSQIFMIEAQARHVVTLMRRMRRSRTDSLEVRPEVQEAFNGWMGERMAGTVWQSGGCRSWYQDPRSGRNTVLWPGTALSFRRRTRQVRMTDYHMERVRNRGARGARAAGRG